AACTGTAAAAAACAGCATGTTCACTGCTGTTTTTCTGAAACAGATCGGTTTTCTTTCCGCTATATTCCTGTAAACAAAGAATATCGGGATGCTGCCGGAGCAAAAAAGTGAGAATTTTAGCTTTGATTTCTGGACGGTAAGGGGCCTCGTTTCTCCCGGCAAATCCCTGAACATTGTAGCTCAGGATTTTGTATGCTTTTTCTTTTTTCTGACCGGATGATAAATGCAGGGCAAAATTTGTTTTTAAATGCTCGTATCCTAAAAGAAGGATAACCAGGGATAATACCCACAAAAAGTTGCGGCGCAACAGCCATAAAACAACAAAAAGCAAATTGGCGATGACCAGAACCGGATAAATAAGTCCCAGCGCAGCCACGAAAGCATGCTGCGACGGAGATTCTTTTTGTGCCCAGTAGCTTAAAAGTAACATGCCGGCTGCTACCACATTCAGAATCAGAAGTGGCTCATGCAGGATGGAATGTTTTTGTGATTGGCTCAATGATTCTTTTTGCTTGATTTGAACAGTAATTCTTTTTCGGCTTTGGTGAGACTGGCGTATCCCGAGTGGGATATTTTATCCAGAATCCGGTCGATTTCGGCCTGGGTAGCTGCTTTTTTCCGGTTGTACTCTTCGTCGGTCATCGGACGTCCCGAAGCGGGTCTTGACGTGTCAAACCGTTTATATTTTCTTTTTTGCAAGTTGATATCCGGAAAATTCAATCTGTCGAACAGGCTGAAAAGGTCTTTTCCGTTACGTAATGACAGTGCCCACAAAAAGCCGTACAAAGCACCGCCAAGGTGGGCAATGTGTCCGCCCGGATTATCTGATGGAATGCTTAAGATATCCAGTAAGACAAAAGCAATGGCCAGCCATTTCAGTTTAACCCTTCCCAGCAGAAATAATTGCACGGTGTAGTTGGGAACATAAGTGGAAATGGCCACGATGATGGCCAGAATGGATGCCGATGCTCCTAATGCTACTGCATTTTGACGTATTGAAGTGAAAACCGGAAAAATATTAAAGGCAGCGACAAAGAAAAACGCTCCGGCCAGTCCGCCAAGAATGTAAGTCTTTAGCAGCTTGCGCTGGCTCAGGTATTCGGTGAATAAAATGCCGCCGAAGTAAAGCATGATCATGTTAAAAAGCCAGTGGAACAGTCCTTCGTGCAGGAACATGTAAGTAAAGACAGTCCAGGGCATAAGGGCCAGTTTGTGCAAATCGGACGGCAGGGCCAGAAAACTACCGAGAACCGTTAGCCCGTAAGGCCCGTGTATGCCAAAAAGCCAGGTGAAAAGATGAACGACTGCCGTCAGTAAAAAAATGGCCGTATTGATCAGTATCAGTCGCGACAGTACATTCCTGCCGAAAAAAATACTTTTAATCCATTCATTCCGTCTGCCGGGTTGTTGATAATATCCGTACATCTC
The sequence above is drawn from the Candidatus Sulfidibacterium hydrothermale genome and encodes:
- a CDS encoding rhomboid family intramembrane serine protease, with the translated sequence MYGYYQQPGRRNEWIKSIFFGRNVLSRLILINTAIFLLTAVVHLFTWLFGIHGPYGLTVLGSFLALPSDLHKLALMPWTVFTYMFLHEGLFHWLFNMIMLYFGGILFTEYLSQRKLLKTYILGGLAGAFFFVAAFNIFPVFTSIRQNAVALGASASILAIIVAISTYVPNYTVQLFLLGRVKLKWLAIAFVLLDILSIPSDNPGGHIAHLGGALYGFLWALSLRNGKDLFSLFDRLNFPDINLQKRKYKRFDTSRPASGRPMTDEEYNRKKAATQAEIDRILDKISHSGYASLTKAEKELLFKSSKKNH